One part of the Arthrobacter sp. EM1 genome encodes these proteins:
- a CDS encoding YcnI family protein: MKTSSTSAIRRTLSGTAVAGGTAALMLAGISGASAHVGVTPDTTGANSYALLTFGIPHGCDASGTTKVTITLPAELNDAQPTVNPNWTAAKVTEQLAEPKKLADGSSITKRTSQIVYTAKAPLDPAFRDALVLSVKLPDAAGKTLYFPTLQNCEVGQTDWSQLPAEGQDPHALKAPAPSVTVTVAAAADGHSAHAASASDAAPEAVQAAAVNDDGAQARSWAGLVAGVGGLALGGLALARSRSNTPAPVRTPAPASAAKE; the protein is encoded by the coding sequence GTGAAGACCTCCTCCACCTCTGCCATCCGCCGCACCCTCTCCGGAACGGCCGTGGCCGGCGGAACCGCCGCGCTGATGCTTGCCGGCATCTCCGGCGCTTCCGCGCACGTCGGAGTCACCCCGGACACGACGGGCGCCAACTCCTACGCCTTGCTGACCTTTGGGATCCCGCACGGCTGCGACGCGTCCGGCACCACCAAAGTCACCATCACCCTCCCCGCCGAACTCAACGACGCCCAACCCACGGTCAATCCCAATTGGACGGCCGCCAAAGTCACCGAACAGCTGGCCGAGCCGAAAAAGCTCGCAGACGGCTCCTCCATCACCAAACGCACCAGCCAGATCGTCTACACCGCCAAAGCCCCGCTGGATCCGGCCTTCCGCGACGCCCTGGTGCTTTCGGTCAAACTGCCCGACGCTGCGGGCAAGACCCTGTACTTCCCGACGCTGCAGAACTGCGAGGTCGGCCAGACGGACTGGTCGCAGCTCCCCGCCGAGGGGCAGGACCCGCACGCGCTCAAGGCGCCGGCGCCGTCCGTAACGGTCACGGTGGCCGCTGCGGCCGACGGGCACAGCGCCCACGCCGCCAGCGCCTCCGACGCCGCGCCGGAGGCGGTCCAGGCCGCCGCGGTGAACGACGACGGAGCCCAGGCCCGCAGCTGGGCTGGACTGGTGGCAGGCGTCGGCGGGCTCGCCCTCGGCGGACTCGCCCTGGCCCGCAGCCGAAGCAACACCCCGGCACCCGTTCGCACCCCGGCGCCCGCTTCCGCGGCCAAGGAGTAG
- the ppsA gene encoding phosphoenolpyruvate synthase, with amino-acid sequence MTTDILWFSELGLKDLDRVGGKNASLGEMVQNLTSAGVQVPDGFATTADAYRSFLAGSGLDQRIADRLVGLDTDDVTALAAAGQEIRTLMRETPFLPGFEAQIRAAYQALVEKHGGSDDLSWAVRSSATAEDLPDASFAGQQETFLNVRGIENILVAIRDVFASLYNDRAIAYRVHHKFEHAEVALSAGIQRMVRSDVGASGVMFTMDTESGFQDAVFVTSSYGLGEAVVQGAVNPDEFYVYKPALEAGRPAILKRGLGEKALQMTYTSNREIGHTIDFVPVEASLRNRFSLDDDDVEQLARHAVAIENHYGRPMDIEWGKDGIDGGLYILQARPETVQSRRTSGSLSRFRLNGSGRVLVEGRAIGQRIGAGRVRILTAIDQMAAFKTGDVLVADMTDPDWEPIMKRASAIVTNRGGRTCHAAIIARELGIPAVVGTGGATDALSDGLEVTVSCADGETGLIYEGILDFSVEETEITQLPEAPVKVMMNVGTPEQAFTFAQLPNHGVGLARLEFIINRQIGIHPKALLNMADQPADVLAEIKERIAAYGSPREYYIKRLAEGVATIAAAFAPEPVIVRMSDFKSNEYANLLGGPAYEPHEENPMIGFRGASRYLEPSFRDCFDLECEALSFVRNEMGLTNVKLMIPFVRTVDEASGVIDLLAENGLRRGENGLEVIMMCEIPSNALLADEFLDYFDGFSIGSNDMTQLALGLDRDSAIVAGSFDERNPAVKKLLSMAIKACKSRGKYVGICGQGPSDHPDFAEWLVEEGIDSVSLNPDTVVDTWLRLAGAAATSPAAAS; translated from the coding sequence ATGACGACAGACATCCTGTGGTTCTCAGAACTCGGCCTCAAAGATCTGGACCGGGTGGGCGGCAAAAACGCCTCCCTCGGCGAGATGGTGCAGAACCTGACCTCCGCCGGCGTCCAGGTGCCTGACGGATTCGCGACGACGGCAGATGCCTACCGCAGCTTCCTGGCCGGCTCCGGCCTGGACCAGAGGATTGCCGACCGGCTCGTCGGCCTGGATACCGATGACGTGACGGCGTTGGCAGCCGCGGGCCAGGAAATCCGGACCCTGATGCGCGAGACGCCCTTCCTGCCGGGCTTTGAAGCCCAGATCCGCGCCGCATACCAGGCGCTTGTGGAAAAGCACGGCGGCTCCGACGACCTTTCCTGGGCGGTCCGCTCCAGCGCGACGGCGGAAGATCTTCCCGATGCCTCCTTCGCCGGGCAGCAGGAGACGTTCCTGAACGTCCGGGGCATCGAGAACATCCTGGTGGCCATCAGGGATGTCTTCGCGTCCCTCTACAACGACCGGGCCATCGCCTACCGGGTGCACCACAAGTTCGAGCACGCCGAAGTGGCGCTCTCGGCCGGCATCCAGCGGATGGTGCGTTCCGACGTCGGCGCTTCCGGCGTGATGTTCACAATGGACACCGAATCCGGGTTCCAGGACGCTGTCTTCGTCACCTCCTCCTACGGCCTCGGCGAGGCCGTCGTCCAGGGGGCCGTCAACCCGGACGAGTTCTACGTGTACAAGCCCGCCCTCGAGGCAGGGCGCCCGGCCATCCTCAAGCGCGGCCTGGGTGAGAAGGCCCTCCAGATGACGTACACAAGCAACCGCGAAATCGGGCACACCATTGACTTCGTTCCGGTGGAGGCGTCCCTGCGGAACCGCTTCAGCCTTGACGACGACGACGTCGAACAGCTCGCCCGGCACGCAGTCGCGATCGAAAACCACTACGGACGGCCCATGGACATCGAATGGGGCAAGGACGGGATCGACGGCGGCCTGTACATCCTGCAGGCACGCCCGGAGACCGTGCAGTCCCGGCGCACCTCCGGCAGCCTGAGCCGATTCCGGCTGAACGGCTCCGGCCGGGTGCTGGTCGAGGGCCGCGCCATCGGCCAGCGCATCGGGGCCGGCCGCGTCCGGATCCTCACCGCGATTGACCAGATGGCGGCGTTCAAGACCGGCGACGTCCTTGTCGCGGATATGACCGACCCGGACTGGGAACCGATCATGAAGCGCGCCTCCGCCATCGTGACCAACCGCGGCGGACGTACCTGCCATGCGGCCATCATCGCCCGGGAACTGGGGATTCCCGCCGTCGTCGGCACCGGTGGCGCCACCGACGCCCTTTCCGACGGCCTTGAGGTCACCGTCTCGTGCGCCGACGGCGAGACCGGCCTGATTTACGAAGGGATCCTGGACTTTAGCGTCGAGGAAACCGAGATCACGCAGCTGCCCGAAGCGCCGGTCAAGGTCATGATGAACGTCGGCACCCCCGAGCAGGCTTTCACCTTTGCGCAGCTGCCCAACCACGGGGTGGGCCTGGCCCGGCTGGAATTCATCATCAACCGCCAGATCGGCATCCACCCGAAGGCACTGCTGAACATGGCCGACCAGCCCGCGGACGTGCTGGCGGAAATCAAGGAGCGGATCGCCGCCTATGGCAGCCCGCGCGAGTACTACATCAAGCGCCTCGCCGAGGGTGTGGCGACCATCGCTGCGGCCTTCGCACCGGAACCGGTGATTGTGCGGATGTCCGACTTCAAGTCCAACGAGTACGCGAATCTCCTCGGCGGACCGGCCTACGAGCCGCACGAGGAGAACCCGATGATCGGGTTCCGCGGCGCCTCGCGGTACCTGGAGCCGTCCTTCCGGGACTGCTTCGACCTCGAGTGCGAGGCCCTGTCCTTTGTCCGGAACGAGATGGGCCTGACCAACGTGAAGTTGATGATCCCGTTCGTGCGCACCGTCGATGAGGCCAGCGGCGTGATCGACCTGCTCGCAGAGAACGGCTTGCGCCGCGGCGAAAACGGCCTGGAAGTCATCATGATGTGCGAAATTCCGTCCAACGCGCTGCTGGCCGATGAGTTCCTGGACTACTTTGACGGCTTCTCCATCGGCTCCAACGACATGACCCAGCTGGCACTGGGCCTGGACCGGGATTCCGCGATCGTCGCCGGCAGCTTCGATGAGCGCAACCCCGCCGTGAAAAAGCTGCTCAGCATGGCCATCAAGGCCTGCAAGTCGCGCGGGAAGTACGTCGGCATCTGCGGCCAGGGCCCGAGCGACCACCCGGACTTCGCCGAATGGCTGGTCGAAGAAGGCATCGATTCCGTCTCGCTGAACCCCGACACCGTTGTGGACACCTGGCTCCGGCTCGCCGGCGCCGCCGCAACGTCGCCGGCCGCGGCGAGCTAA
- a CDS encoding pyruvate, water dikinase regulatory protein, whose product MTNDAPRPVYFLSDSTGITAETLGNTLLTQFPENLFDRITVPFITTVDQARAVVKVIDNLASTGLQPIVFSTAVGSDIRQALGTCNGIIVDLIGTHVGQLERALGSEASGEPGRAHGLGNAARYQSRMAAVEYAMEHDDGQSLRALEKAQVILVAPSRCGKTPTTMYLALQHGIFAANFPLVDEDFEREGLPKPLRPFVSKCFGLTTNPLRLSQVRTERRRGSPYASLRQCGFELRSAERLYVSHGIPYLNSASVSVEEMAATILQKMNLKH is encoded by the coding sequence ATGACCAATGACGCTCCACGCCCGGTCTACTTTCTTTCGGACAGTACGGGCATCACCGCAGAAACGCTCGGCAACACCCTGCTGACTCAATTCCCCGAGAACCTTTTTGACCGCATCACGGTCCCGTTCATCACCACTGTCGACCAGGCCAGGGCCGTCGTCAAAGTCATCGACAACCTAGCCTCCACCGGACTGCAGCCAATCGTCTTCTCCACCGCCGTCGGCAGCGACATCCGCCAGGCCCTGGGCACCTGCAACGGGATCATCGTGGACCTCATCGGCACGCACGTCGGGCAGCTGGAGCGGGCCCTCGGAAGCGAAGCCAGCGGCGAACCGGGCCGGGCCCACGGCCTGGGCAACGCCGCCCGCTACCAGTCCCGGATGGCCGCCGTCGAATACGCAATGGAGCACGACGACGGGCAGAGCCTGCGTGCGCTCGAGAAAGCCCAAGTGATCCTGGTGGCGCCGTCGCGCTGCGGCAAGACCCCCACCACCATGTACCTGGCGCTGCAGCACGGCATCTTCGCCGCCAATTTCCCGCTGGTGGACGAGGATTTTGAACGCGAAGGCCTCCCCAAACCGCTGCGTCCCTTCGTGTCGAAGTGCTTCGGCCTCACCACCAACCCGCTCCGGCTGAGCCAGGTCCGCACCGAACGCCGCCGCGGCTCGCCCTACGCGTCGCTGCGGCAGTGCGGCTTCGAGCTGCGCAGCGCCGAGCGGCTGTATGTCTCGCACGGGATCCCCTACCTGAATTCGGCCAGCGTGTCCGTCGAGGAAATGGCCGCCACCATCCTCCAGAAAATGAACCTTAAACACTAG
- a CDS encoding zinc-binding alcohol dehydrogenase, which produces MSNSDEQPPQQRTATAYWTVGLEKGELRREDLPAPGPGEALVRSLYSGISKGTELVVHNARVPECVAEEMAAPNQEGSFPSPVKFGYLSVGVVEAGPADWAGKTVFCLYPHQDLYIVPVESLTVVPADVPARRAVLTGTVETAINGIWEAGPRLGDRVAVIGAGLVGGMVAKLLGSFPLGRLQLIDVDPAKRAFAETLGVEFSHPDDARGDCDIVIHCSASEAGLGRALQLAGDDGDVIEMSWYADRKVSVPLGEDFHARRLSIRASQVGVVARARRHRRTNADRLRLAVALLSDPAFEVFLTGSSPLAQLPDVVQQLSDGVLDALCHVIEYPASA; this is translated from the coding sequence ATGAGCAATTCAGACGAGCAACCACCGCAGCAGAGAACCGCCACCGCTTACTGGACGGTCGGCCTGGAAAAGGGCGAGCTCCGGCGCGAGGACCTGCCGGCCCCCGGGCCCGGCGAGGCGCTGGTGCGGAGCCTCTACTCCGGCATCAGCAAGGGCACCGAGCTGGTGGTCCACAACGCCCGCGTGCCGGAGTGCGTGGCGGAGGAAATGGCCGCCCCTAACCAGGAAGGCTCCTTCCCGTCCCCGGTGAAGTTCGGCTACCTCTCCGTCGGCGTCGTTGAGGCGGGCCCTGCGGACTGGGCGGGCAAAACGGTATTCTGCCTGTACCCGCACCAGGACCTGTACATCGTCCCGGTGGAGTCACTCACCGTGGTTCCGGCGGACGTGCCGGCCCGCCGCGCCGTGCTGACCGGCACCGTCGAGACCGCGATCAACGGGATCTGGGAGGCCGGTCCCCGCCTGGGTGACCGCGTCGCCGTCATCGGCGCCGGCCTCGTCGGCGGCATGGTGGCCAAGCTCCTGGGCTCCTTCCCGCTCGGACGGCTGCAGCTGATCGACGTCGACCCGGCCAAGCGGGCGTTCGCCGAGACGCTCGGCGTGGAGTTCAGCCACCCGGACGATGCCCGGGGCGACTGCGACATCGTTATCCACTGCTCCGCTTCGGAAGCGGGCCTCGGGCGAGCCCTGCAGCTCGCGGGCGACGACGGCGACGTCATCGAAATGTCCTGGTACGCCGACCGTAAAGTTAGCGTCCCGCTGGGCGAAGATTTCCACGCCCGCAGGCTGTCCATCCGCGCCAGCCAGGTGGGCGTTGTGGCCCGCGCGCGCCGGCACCGCCGCACCAACGCCGACCGGCTGCGGCTCGCCGTCGCTCTGCTGAGCGATCCCGCCTTCGAGGTGTTCCTCACCGGCTCGTCCCCGCTCGCGCAGCTGCCCGACGTCGTCCAGCAGCTCTCCGACGGCGTACTGGACGCGCTCTGCCATGTTATTGAATACCCGGCGAGTGCGTAG
- a CDS encoding 6-carboxytetrahydropterin synthase: MFSLTVRRNFMIAHSLPRPAFGPAQGMHGATFVTEVTFRRRTLNGDSIVVDIGDAGTVLDSILDGLNYKNLDEHPDFAGRLSTTEALAQYIADAVAARIRTGADGRELAGLDVTLRETPDAWASYTLDFEAGPDAGDDRKQGAA; the protein is encoded by the coding sequence GTGTTCAGCCTGACCGTCCGCCGCAACTTTATGATCGCCCACAGCCTCCCGCGCCCTGCCTTCGGGCCCGCCCAGGGGATGCACGGCGCCACTTTCGTCACGGAAGTGACCTTCCGCCGTCGCACCCTGAACGGTGACTCGATCGTTGTGGATATTGGCGACGCCGGCACCGTGCTGGATTCCATCCTTGACGGCCTGAACTACAAGAACCTTGACGAGCACCCTGATTTTGCCGGCAGGCTCAGCACCACCGAGGCCCTGGCCCAGTACATAGCCGACGCCGTAGCGGCCAGGATCCGCACCGGCGCGGACGGGCGAGAGCTCGCCGGGCTGGACGTTACCTTGCGCGAAACCCCCGACGCGTGGGCCAGCTACACGCTCGACTTCGAGGCTGGCCCGGACGCCGGCGACGACCGAAAGCAGGGTGCAGCTTAA
- a CDS encoding crosslink repair DNA glycosylase YcaQ family protein produces MTPEPLTSQPLSTQPPPANTPPAGTLTRERLRAWAWHKQGLDGSLTGCTAEQVFARAGWARSVGGANPYLALFARAGIRREQADADVLARRILELPAARGCTYVMGRDDFAWALRLGRDAADSAVKVLGRLGVDRGEITLLEEQVLHTLAEAAAPMDPRQLKEELGDSVRNLGEEGKKKGAATTLPTALGILQSQGRIRRVPANGRLDQQRYAYDLWNLPPGQIDDDEARTELIRRYLGWTGGATFKQSQWFTAFTVAQSKAALAAAGAAEVATAAGEALWMLPADVGRLAAFEEPAGEQIQLLAGTDSLTLLRRNAAEMLAEEDRHLITRGSLALQADLPDHPIFDRGRIIGLWQYDPGKERIVPWLFHRPTAAVIRRIAEVQEWIRADLGDFRAFSLDSPATRQKRIDGLAAAATGSS; encoded by the coding sequence ATGACCCCCGAGCCACTTACTTCGCAGCCACTTTCTACGCAGCCACCTCCGGCGAACACGCCGCCGGCCGGGACCCTCACCCGGGAGCGGCTGCGCGCGTGGGCCTGGCACAAGCAGGGACTGGACGGCTCGTTGACCGGCTGTACCGCGGAGCAGGTGTTCGCCCGGGCCGGATGGGCCCGCTCCGTGGGTGGCGCCAACCCCTACCTCGCACTCTTTGCCCGGGCTGGAATCCGCCGCGAACAGGCGGACGCCGATGTCCTGGCGCGCCGGATCCTGGAACTCCCGGCTGCGCGCGGCTGCACCTACGTTATGGGCCGGGACGACTTTGCGTGGGCGCTGCGGCTCGGCCGGGATGCGGCCGACTCCGCGGTCAAGGTGCTCGGCAGGCTCGGCGTGGACCGCGGCGAAATCACACTGCTGGAGGAGCAGGTGCTCCATACCCTGGCCGAGGCAGCAGCCCCGATGGACCCCCGGCAGCTCAAGGAGGAGTTGGGCGATTCGGTGCGGAACCTCGGCGAGGAAGGCAAAAAGAAGGGCGCCGCCACCACGCTGCCCACGGCCCTGGGAATCCTGCAGTCGCAGGGGCGGATTCGCCGGGTTCCGGCCAACGGACGACTGGACCAGCAGCGCTACGCCTATGACCTGTGGAATTTGCCGCCGGGCCAGATCGACGATGACGAAGCCCGCACCGAACTGATCCGTCGCTACCTCGGCTGGACCGGAGGGGCCACGTTCAAGCAGTCACAATGGTTCACGGCTTTTACAGTGGCCCAGAGCAAGGCGGCGCTTGCGGCAGCGGGCGCGGCGGAAGTAGCCACTGCCGCCGGCGAGGCGCTGTGGATGCTGCCCGCGGACGTCGGGCGCCTAGCGGCCTTCGAGGAGCCAGCCGGCGAGCAGATCCAGCTGCTCGCCGGAACCGACTCACTGACGCTCTTGCGGCGCAACGCGGCGGAAATGCTGGCCGAGGAGGACCGGCACCTGATAACAAGGGGTTCGCTTGCCCTTCAGGCGGACCTTCCGGATCACCCGATTTTCGACCGGGGCCGGATCATCGGACTCTGGCAGTACGATCCCGGGAAGGAACGGATCGTGCCGTGGCTGTTCCACCGGCCTACGGCTGCCGTGATCCGGCGGATCGCCGAAGTTCAGGAGTGGATCCGTGCGGACTTGGGCGACTTTCGCGCCTTCAGCCTCGACTCGCCGGCCACCCGGCAAAAGCGCATCGACGGCCTGGCGGCAGCCGCAACCGGCTCCAGCTAG
- a CDS encoding nucleoside deaminase, with amino-acid sequence MTSPHPRHADWMGLALEDARAALATADVPIGAVVIGPDGTVLGRGRNEREALGDPTAHAEMVAIRAAAARLQEPDSRGRNGGDGWRLADCTLVVTLEPCAMCAGAVVLARIPRVVFGAWDEKAGAAGSVFDILRERRLNHWVEVYGGIRESESAALLRDFFAGHRGS; translated from the coding sequence ATGACTTCCCCGCACCCCCGCCATGCCGATTGGATGGGCCTGGCCCTTGAGGACGCTCGTGCCGCACTGGCCACTGCGGACGTACCGATCGGCGCCGTTGTCATCGGTCCGGACGGTACGGTGCTCGGCCGCGGCCGCAATGAACGCGAGGCCCTCGGGGACCCGACGGCGCACGCCGAGATGGTAGCCATCCGGGCGGCTGCCGCGCGGCTGCAGGAGCCTGATTCGCGGGGCCGGAACGGCGGGGACGGCTGGCGTTTGGCGGACTGCACCCTGGTGGTGACCCTGGAGCCTTGCGCCATGTGTGCCGGGGCCGTGGTGTTGGCCCGGATTCCGCGCGTGGTATTCGGAGCGTGGGACGAGAAGGCCGGGGCCGCCGGCTCCGTCTTCGACATCCTCCGCGAGCGCCGGCTCAACCACTGGGTGGAAGTGTATGGCGGGATCAGGGAGTCCGAAAGTGCGGCGCTGCTGCGGGATTTTTTTGCCGGGCACCGCGGCAGCTAA
- a CDS encoding phosphatase PAP2 family protein, whose product MLIGGVVVLVLALLSAEVYDNVVDDAGLANLDKPTLGMMEQLRSPALDSFVTGFTNIGGGIGMPILASLLTAALIWASRTWRPLILIGGAAAVSVTATAIGKKLIGRTRPDHTDAVPPYESSPSFPSGHTLNTTVVIGLVVYLACLQITRTIARVGLIAAGAVFIFAMGMSRVYLGHHWMTDVIFGWILGLAWVGIVILAHRLFHVLRHREQAGPAPTFDNEVHLNADATGGSTAGEERDAGAPGPTGRTPSAG is encoded by the coding sequence ATGCTGATCGGCGGTGTGGTGGTGCTGGTCCTGGCCCTGCTAAGCGCCGAGGTCTACGACAACGTGGTGGACGACGCCGGCCTGGCCAACCTGGACAAGCCCACCCTCGGGATGATGGAACAGTTGCGCAGTCCCGCCCTCGACTCGTTCGTCACGGGATTCACCAATATCGGCGGCGGGATCGGGATGCCCATCCTGGCCAGCCTGCTTACGGCGGCGCTCATCTGGGCCAGCCGGACCTGGCGGCCGCTGATCCTGATCGGAGGCGCCGCCGCGGTCTCTGTGACGGCAACCGCCATCGGCAAGAAACTGATCGGCCGGACCCGCCCGGACCACACCGACGCCGTGCCGCCTTATGAGTCATCGCCGTCGTTCCCCAGCGGCCACACGCTCAATACCACTGTGGTGATCGGCCTGGTGGTGTACCTCGCATGCCTGCAGATCACACGCACCATCGCCCGGGTGGGCCTGATAGCGGCCGGCGCGGTCTTCATCTTCGCGATGGGAATGAGCCGGGTCTATCTGGGCCACCACTGGATGACCGATGTAATCTTCGGCTGGATTCTGGGCCTGGCATGGGTCGGGATAGTGATCCTGGCCCACCGGCTCTTCCACGTCCTGCGGCACCGCGAACAGGCCGGTCCAGCCCCGACGTTTGACAACGAGGTCCACCTTAACGCCGACGCCACCGGCGGCAGCACTGCGGGTGAGGAGCGCGACGCCGGCGCCCCCGGTCCCACGGGCAGGACCCCATCCGCCGGGTGA
- the upp gene encoding uracil phosphoribosyltransferase produces the protein MRTFVVDHPLVAHKLTVLRDKNTPSPVFRQLTEELVTLLAYEATRDVRTQPVTIETPVSTTVGTAFTKPTPLVVPILRAGLGMLEGMTKLVPTAEVGFLGMARDEETLDIITYAERLPEDLTDRQIFVLDPMLATGGTLREAIKFLFKRGASDVTCICLLAAPEGLAKLEEELADANVTIVLASIDEKLNEKSYIVPGLGDAGDRLYGVAG, from the coding sequence ATGCGCACTTTCGTTGTGGACCACCCGCTGGTCGCCCATAAACTCACCGTTCTGCGGGACAAAAACACCCCGTCCCCGGTCTTCCGCCAGCTCACCGAGGAGCTCGTCACGCTCCTGGCGTATGAGGCCACCCGCGATGTCCGCACCCAACCGGTGACCATCGAGACGCCGGTCAGCACCACAGTTGGCACCGCCTTCACCAAACCGACTCCGTTGGTTGTCCCCATCCTGCGAGCCGGCCTCGGCATGCTCGAGGGCATGACCAAGCTGGTCCCCACCGCTGAGGTCGGTTTCCTGGGCATGGCCCGCGACGAAGAAACCCTGGACATCATCACGTACGCCGAGCGCCTCCCCGAGGACCTCACGGACCGGCAGATCTTCGTCCTGGACCCCATGCTTGCCACCGGCGGGACGTTGCGCGAGGCCATCAAGTTCCTCTTCAAGCGCGGCGCCTCCGATGTCACCTGCATCTGCCTGCTGGCCGCGCCGGAAGGCCTGGCGAAGCTGGAAGAAGAGCTGGCTGACGCCAACGTCACGATCGTGCTTGCTTCGATCGACGAGAAGCTCAACGAGAAGTCCTATATCGTCCCGGGTCTGGGCGACGCCGGCGACCGTCTCTACGGTGTGGCCGGCTGA
- a CDS encoding HAD-IA family hydrolase has product MTSVTGTALPTAFTVRAVLFDMDGTLVDSTAAVEQVWGEFAARYGLDLAEILRTSHGVQAADTVRRFAPAGADVAALTAELGAMERARTAGIVALPGAAGLLRLLPADAVALVTSADRLLADIRMAAAGLALPATAVTADLVGRGKPHPEGYLRAAELLGVDPADAVVFEDAPAGIAAGLAAGMRTVAVGPNPGELPDGVLRIADYSAVLCEVGVDDAGRSIISFRL; this is encoded by the coding sequence ATGACTTCAGTTACCGGCACCGCGCTTCCGACCGCCTTCACCGTCCGGGCGGTGCTTTTTGACATGGACGGGACTCTCGTTGATTCCACCGCAGCGGTGGAACAGGTCTGGGGGGAGTTTGCTGCCCGCTATGGTCTGGACCTTGCCGAGATCCTGCGCACCTCCCATGGCGTTCAGGCAGCGGACACGGTGCGGCGCTTCGCGCCGGCGGGAGCCGACGTCGCGGCCCTCACCGCGGAACTGGGTGCCATGGAACGCGCCAGGACTGCCGGCATCGTGGCATTGCCGGGCGCTGCCGGGTTGCTGCGCCTGCTGCCGGCGGACGCCGTCGCCCTGGTGACATCGGCGGACCGGCTGCTGGCAGACATTCGGATGGCCGCCGCCGGTCTTGCCTTGCCCGCCACCGCCGTGACAGCAGATCTCGTCGGCCGCGGTAAGCCACACCCGGAAGGCTACCTGCGCGCGGCCGAACTGCTCGGAGTGGACCCGGCGGACGCTGTGGTTTTCGAGGACGCGCCGGCCGGCATCGCCGCCGGCCTGGCTGCCGGGATGCGGACGGTGGCGGTAGGCCCGAACCCCGGCGAACTGCCCGACGGCGTGCTGCGCATCGCCGATTACTCAGCCGTCTTGTGCGAGGTCGGGGTCGACGACGCCGGCCGCAGCATCATCTCTTTCCGGCTGTGA